The genomic window CTCGTGGGGCCTCCCTCACGGAAGAGGAACGTGTCTCCCTGCGTGCGTTTATAGAGGGGAGTCCCTGGTATTTCTGGGATACCAACATGGACGGCATGCCGGAATATTCGATTCAGATGGAGAGGGGCAGTCCTGTTCGGCTCTCGTACGACGAGAATCAGGACGGTGCGCCGGAGCTGGAAGTGGTCTATCTCAATGGGAATCCCTCCTTCCTCACCGTATATCCGGTGAGGGAGCGTTTCTTTTCCGTGGAGTTCGCTCCGTACCCGTACATCTCACGATGCTCCTGGAACACCGACACCGGGAAGTACATCCTCTCCCTCTCCAGCCTCTCTCGGGAGTTGCCGATCAGGGGAGTGCCTCACGGCGGTGCCGACTGGTATCTCGCCGATTGGGGTGGGAACCGTCCTTCCTTCTCCTTTTCCCTCGATGATCTCTGGCGCCATGCCGTCTCGTTTGAAGAAATCAGGAGCTCCGATGAGCTGCCCTGGCGGAAGTTTACCTTGGAGGGCCGGAAGATACTCAAACAAGAACTTCGCCTCTATGGGGAAGAAGGATGGGATGTCCGCATATGGTATCGAGGGGGAGTTCCGTTCAAGGGCGAGCGCGATCCCGATGGGGATGGGATCTTCGAGGTCGAAGACCTCTTCGACGGTGAAGGGAATCTCGTGCAGAGCTCGGTGTCGGAAGAGAATCTCGAATATCGCTACGAAGAGGCGGAATATCGCTGGTTCGTGGAGGATGGGGTCTCCATCCAGACTCTCCGGACGCCCTCACTGTTGGGTGACTCGTTCGATTTCATCAGCATGTGTGAGGAGCTG from Spirochaeta thermophila DSM 6192 includes these protein-coding regions:
- a CDS encoding tetratricopeptide repeat protein, with translation MKSRSLLLFLLWGGLCGSLFSEEDPLFSKVAKIYARTAVDLYAEGHLESALQIALRGLDFSQDLPDLWFVKAAVLFDRAGRGWEVRDALVKALSAPLAPVYVEPQRIETLYFNVLWMQKEYHLLARLLRDEVASRERVPSEWYRLLLMAMKRTEDPDLEAWFTRALHLYPSEEWFIIGSALLGVGSPSRMVFSEGGDIAHLESLVRLFFEEERVELLRPLVTRWRRNGEASPLLSAFELARQRPRDPLLWQGFLHEGGYRQRELLLSCTRGASLTEEERVSLRAFIEGSPWYFWDTNMDGMPEYSIQMERGSPVRLSYDENQDGAPELEVVYLNGNPSFLTVYPVRERFFSVEFAPYPYISRCSWNTDTGKYILSLSSLSRELPIRGVPHGGADWYLADWGGNRPSFSFSLDDLWRHAVSFEEIRSSDELPWRKFTLEGRKILKQELRLYGEEGWDVRIWYRGGVPFKGERDPDGDGIFEVEDLFDGEGNLVQSSVSEENLEYRYEEAEYRWFVEDGVSIQTLRTPSLLGDSFDFISMCEELYDHGK